CATCGCCGAGCTGATCGAGGAGTTCACCGGCGAAACCGTGCAGCACTGGGCGGTGGACGGCTGCGGCGCGCCGCTGGCCGCTGTCTCGCTGACCGGACTGGCCCGCGGCATCGGCCGGCTGGCCAAGGCGCCGTCCGGCAAGCATGGCAACGCCCGTGCGGCAACGGTTGCCACCGCGATGCTCGACTACCCGTGGGCGGTGCACGGCCACGGCCGCGAGAACTCGGTTGTGATGGAGGACCTGGGGATCATCGCCAAGAACGGCGCCGAGGGTGTCCTGGTGCTGGGCACCGACACCGGCGTTTCCGTGGCGCTGAAGATGCTCGACGGCAATACCCGCGCCGCCTCCCTGGTGGGCCTGACGCTGCTGGCCGCCAGCGGCGCCGTCGATCCGCTGGCCGTGGAGAAGGTGCTGACCAAGATCATGCAGCCGGTGCTCGGCGGCGGACAGCCCGTGGGAAGCCTGCGGCTGGGTGCGCCGGTCACGGCGCTGCTGGGCTAGAAGCGTGGCACGGCGCCGGATCTCCGGCGAAGACGGCCGGGCCGCACTGCAGGCAGCGGCAGCCGGGGCAACCGACCGCGGCACCACTGCCATGGCGGTGCGCTATGCCCTGGAGGAACTCGCGGAACGCGCCCCCGGCAACAGCGTCGAGGTCCGGGTTCCGCCCTTCGGGGTGACTCAGTGCGTCGCCGGCCCCCGGCACACCCGCGGCACTCCCCCGAACGTCATCGAGACCGACGGCGCCACCTGGCTGGCGCTGGTCACCGGCCGGCAGTCCTGGGCCGACGCCGTTGCCGCGGGGAAGGTGGCGGCCTCGGGGCTGCGCGCCGACCTTTCCGATGTGCTGCCGCTCTTCCGGACCGGGTCCTAGGATCCCCGGCCGGGATCCGTCCCGTCCACGCCTGATCTCCATCGGCAGGCGGGAGAGTGCCCGGCCGGTAGAATCGAAGCATGGTTTCCGAGCAGCACAGCCCTGAGCGCCGCGAGATTACGGTCCGCCGCGCTCCCCGTTTCGTCCCTTTCCTGGCACTGGGCGTGGTTGCCGGGTTTATTGCTGCCCTCTTTGTCGCTTACGGCGGGGCCGAGAACCCCAGCTTCACGCGTGAAGCCACCCTCGGGTTCTTCACCGTCATGTTCGGCCTCCCGGGGCTGCTGCTGGGCGCCCTGACCGCGCTCATCCTGGATTGGATCAGCGTCCGCAGGGCCCGCCGGTCCACGGTTGAGAGCGTGGATCCCGCGGAACCGGAAAGCCGGGAACAGCCGCCGTCGTAACGGTTGCGCACACAGCCCGCGCCGCCGGTTGTCCATGAGACAATTCACACATGGCACGCGGAGACGGACAGCTTTCCCATGATCTGATGCCCGGCGAAAAAGGCCCACAGGATGCCTGTGGAGTCTTCGGAGTCTGGGCCCCCGGCGAAGAGGTAGCGAAGCTTACCTATTACGGGTTGTACGCCCTGCAGCACCGCGGACAGGAGTCCGCCGGCATCGCCACCAGCGACGGCAACCGCATCAGCGTGTACAAGGACATGGGGCTGGTATCCCAGGTCTTCGACGAAACCACGCTCAATACCCTCCTGGGGCACATTGCGGTGGGGCACTGCCGGTATTCAACCACCGGTGCCTCCCACTGGGCGAATGCCCAGCCCACCCTCGGCGCCACCGCGAGCGGCACCGTGGCCCTGGCGCACAACGGCAACCTGACCAACTCCGCCGAACTGTACGAGCTGATCCTCGAGCGTGAAGGCAGGCCCCGCACCGGCGAAATCGCCCAGGGCAACACCTCCGACACGGCCCTGGTCACCGCCCTGCTCAACGGCAGCGACGGACGGTCCCTTGAGGACACGGCCATGGAACTGCTGCCGAAACTGCGCGGCGCGTTCTCCTTCGTGTTTATGGATGAGGGCACCCTCTACGCCGCGCGGGACACCTACGGCGTCCGGCCGCTGGTGCTTGGAAGGCTGGAGCGTGGCTGGGTGGTGGCCTCCGAAGGCTCCGCCCTCGCCACGGTGGGAGCCAGTTTCATCCGGGAGATCAAGCCGGGCGAGTTCATTGCCATTGACGAGTCAGGGGTCCGCAGCCGCACCTTCGGGGAGCCGACGCCGGCCGGTTGCGTGTTCGAGTACGTTTACCTCGCCCGCCCCGATGCCACCATTGCCGGCCGGTCGGTGTACGAATCCCGCGTCGAAATGGGCCGACAGCTGGCACGGGAAAACGCGGTCGAAGCGGACATCGTGATCCCGGTCCCGGAATCCGGCACCCCGGCCGCGGTGGGATACGCCGAGGAATCCGGCATTCCCTTTGCCCATGGGTTCGTCAAGAACTCCTACGTTGGACGCACCTTCATCCAGCCCAGCCAGACCCTTCGCCAGCTCGGCATCAAGTTGAAGCTGAACGCCCTCGAATCGGTAATCCGCGGCAAGCGGGTAGTGGTGGTGGATGATTCCATCGTGCGCGGCAATACGCAGCGTGCCATCGTTCGGATGCTGCACGAAGCCGGCGCCCTTGAGGTCCACGTGAAGATTTCCTCTCCCCCGGTGAAATGGCCGTGCTTCTACGGCATCGACTTCGCTTCCCGGGCCGAGTTGATCGCCAACGGCGCTGCCGTGGAGGAAATCCGCGCGTCCATCGGCGCGGACAGCCTGGCCTACATTTCCGAAGACGGCATGATCGATGCGACCCTGCAGCCGCGGGAACGGTTGTGCACGGCCTGCTTCACCGGTGTCTACCCGATCGAACTGCCCTCCGCGGACCGGCTGGGGAAGAACCTGCTGGAACCCGGCAATCCCGCCAATCCCGCGGAGGACGCCGGCTCCAACGGCTGTGACCCGGGACCGGACAGCGAATACGAGAACCTGCTTACCGACGCCGAAAAGAAAGAAGCCGTATGAACGCCGCCCCCATCACCTACGCGTCCGCAGGAGTGGATGTCGAAGCCGGCGACAAAGCCGTTGAACTGATGAAGGCAGCCGTAAAGGCCA
This genomic stretch from Arthrobacter sp. zg-Y1110 harbors:
- a CDS encoding asparaginase; protein product: MNATFTASDAVELAVLERNGFIESRHIGSAVVMAADGTVVTELGDITTPIFPRSTLKPFQAVAAMQSGVPLRGPQVALAAASHVGSREHTDVVRGMLAAAGVTEGHLQCPEDWPQDTEARNELIREGRGPQRIAFNCSGKHAAFLWACTENNWDHATYLDPQHPLQRRIAELIEEFTGETVQHWAVDGCGAPLAAVSLTGLARGIGRLAKAPSGKHGNARAATVATAMLDYPWAVHGHGRENSVVMEDLGIIAKNGAEGVLVLGTDTGVSVALKMLDGNTRAASLVGLTLLAASGAVDPLAVEKVLTKIMQPVLGGGQPVGSLRLGAPVTALLG
- a CDS encoding sterol carrier family protein, coding for MARRRISGEDGRAALQAAAAGATDRGTTAMAVRYALEELAERAPGNSVEVRVPPFGVTQCVAGPRHTRGTPPNVIETDGATWLALVTGRQSWADAVAAGKVAASGLRADLSDVLPLFRTGS
- the purF gene encoding amidophosphoribosyltransferase, with the protein product MARGDGQLSHDLMPGEKGPQDACGVFGVWAPGEEVAKLTYYGLYALQHRGQESAGIATSDGNRISVYKDMGLVSQVFDETTLNTLLGHIAVGHCRYSTTGASHWANAQPTLGATASGTVALAHNGNLTNSAELYELILEREGRPRTGEIAQGNTSDTALVTALLNGSDGRSLEDTAMELLPKLRGAFSFVFMDEGTLYAARDTYGVRPLVLGRLERGWVVASEGSALATVGASFIREIKPGEFIAIDESGVRSRTFGEPTPAGCVFEYVYLARPDATIAGRSVYESRVEMGRQLARENAVEADIVIPVPESGTPAAVGYAEESGIPFAHGFVKNSYVGRTFIQPSQTLRQLGIKLKLNALESVIRGKRVVVVDDSIVRGNTQRAIVRMLHEAGALEVHVKISSPPVKWPCFYGIDFASRAELIANGAAVEEIRASIGADSLAYISEDGMIDATLQPRERLCTACFTGVYPIELPSADRLGKNLLEPGNPANPAEDAGSNGCDPGPDSEYENLLTDAEKKEAV